The uncultured Bacteroides sp. genome has a segment encoding these proteins:
- the rpsI gene encoding 30S ribosomal protein S9: MEVVNALGRRKRAIARVFVSEGTGKITINKRDLATYFPSTILQYVVRQPLNKLGAAEKYDIKVNLCGGGFTGQSQALRLAISRALVKINAEDKKALRSEGFMTRDPRSVERKKPGQPKARRRFQFSKR, encoded by the coding sequence ATGGAAGTAGTAAATGCATTAGGCAGACGTAAACGCGCTATTGCCCGCGTATTCGTAAGCGAAGGTACAGGAAAGATTACTATTAACAAGAGAGACCTTGCAACGTACTTTCCATCAACTATTCTTCAATATGTTGTAAGACAACCATTGAACAAATTAGGTGCTGCTGAGAAGTATGACATCAAAGTTAATTTGTGTGGTGGTGGTTTCACAGGACAATCACAAGCTTTGCGCTTAGCAATCTCTCGTGCTCTTGTGAAAATCAACGCTGAAGATAAAAAAGCTCTTCGTTCTGAAGGCTTCATGACACGTGATCCACGTTCTGTAGAACGTAAGAAACCGGGTCAACCAAAAGCTCGTAGAAGATTCCAGTTCAGTAAACGTTAA
- the rplM gene encoding 50S ribosomal protein L13, giving the protein MDTLSYKTISANKATATKEWVVVDATDQVLGRLGAKVAKLLRGKYKPNFTPHVDCGDNVIIINADKVKLTGNKWNDRIYLSYTGYPGGQRAITPARLQARPNGDDKLLRKVVKGMLPKNKLGAQLLGNMYVYAGSEHKQAAQNPKSIDINLLK; this is encoded by the coding sequence GTGGATACTTTAAGTTATAAGACCATTTCTGCAAACAAAGCAACCGCAACAAAAGAATGGGTCGTAGTTGATGCGACAGACCAAGTGTTGGGGCGCTTAGGAGCAAAGGTTGCCAAGCTGTTGAGAGGAAAGTACAAACCAAACTTTACTCCTCACGTAGACTGTGGTGACAACGTAATTATTATCAATGCCGATAAGGTAAAGTTGACAGGTAACAAATGGAATGACAGAATTTATTTGTCATATACAGGATATCCTGGAGGTCAGAGAGCTATTACTCCTGCACGTTTACAAGCAAGACCTAACGGTGACGACAAGTTATTGAGAAAAGTAGTAAAGGGTATGCTTCCTAAAAATAAATTAGGCGCACAACTATTAGGCAACATGTATGTTTACGCAGGAAGCGAACACAAACAGGCTGCTCAAAACCCTAAGTCAATTGATATAAACTTACTTAAATAA